From a region of the Chondrinema litorale genome:
- a CDS encoding winged helix-turn-helix transcriptional regulator, producing the protein MSQYQRKTPQKSDCSVEKTLNVIAGKWKPAILSGLLKTNLRLKDMEEGLPEATKRALTQQLQEMLEDGLIQKQDFDEYPKRTEYSLTNLGKQLAPVFNALTKFGDKL; encoded by the coding sequence ATGAGTCAGTATCAGCGAAAAACTCCTCAAAAAAGCGATTGCTCTGTAGAAAAAACACTGAACGTGATTGCAGGCAAATGGAAACCAGCCATATTGAGTGGGCTTTTAAAGACGAATTTAAGGTTGAAAGATATGGAAGAAGGCTTGCCCGAAGCTACCAAAAGAGCACTAACCCAACAACTACAAGAAATGCTAGAAGATGGTTTAATCCAAAAACAAGATTTTGACGAATACCCGAAAAGAACAGAATATTCACTCACTAACTTAGGTAAACAGTTAGCCCCTGTTTTTAATGCACTTACTAAATTTGGAGATAAATTATAA
- a CDS encoding family 43 glycosylhydrolase, translated as MKHTLIITNKIFLAVIIAIFLTNCTQPKEVSTESIAVSQKQVIAGELPDPSIIEVNGVYYACGSSNDWGPIYPIYKSTDLINWTFVNYVFSKPPEWTINSYWAPELFYHNGKFYCYYTARRTDGVSGIGVAVTDDITKGFEDKGQIIEWGSEAIDAFVYNEEGKLYITWKAYGLNPDKPIQLLGSELTEDGLALKGDAFQILTADTENWERGGIEGQCIVKHGDYLYMLYSGNACCGAGCDYQVGVARAKTMMGPWEKFSANPILDSNDSWKCPGHGTAFKAGAKWFYLYHAYPIDGFPYLGRASLLSEMTWDTENGWPKFNIDAEKIDKTVLKADINDQFATGKLENWWHYDIPSYAFNTEFKDDKLKLTDETVTENKPSVAAICVIPEYANFSITTQLAKQTEALKGIVFYATNANNLGFGVKGNELVLWKTKDFQFEELNKITLSNTESIYLKAYASDAHIIDFSYSEDGNNWIPLTNKLDETGKVIGDNLAWWSWGMKTGLFVKSDSVTGDNSAVFNNFKLEYAAD; from the coding sequence GTGAAGCATACTCTGATTATTACCAACAAAATTTTTTTAGCAGTAATTATTGCAATTTTTTTAACAAATTGTACCCAACCAAAAGAAGTATCAACTGAAAGTATAGCTGTTTCTCAAAAACAAGTAATTGCTGGAGAATTGCCCGATCCGTCAATTATAGAGGTTAATGGTGTCTATTATGCTTGCGGTTCATCTAACGATTGGGGACCAATTTATCCAATTTACAAATCGACAGACTTAATTAACTGGACATTTGTAAATTATGTGTTTAGTAAACCTCCAGAATGGACAATCAATAGCTATTGGGCACCAGAGCTATTTTACCATAATGGTAAATTTTATTGCTATTACACAGCACGAAGAACAGATGGAGTATCTGGTATTGGTGTTGCCGTTACTGATGATATTACCAAAGGCTTTGAAGACAAAGGGCAAATTATAGAGTGGGGCAGTGAAGCGATTGATGCCTTTGTATATAATGAAGAGGGTAAACTTTACATAACTTGGAAAGCTTACGGATTAAACCCAGATAAGCCAATTCAATTATTAGGCTCAGAACTGACGGAAGATGGTCTTGCTTTAAAAGGAGATGCATTCCAAATTTTAACAGCCGATACTGAAAATTGGGAACGAGGTGGCATAGAAGGCCAATGCATTGTCAAGCATGGAGACTATTTATATATGCTTTATTCAGGAAATGCTTGCTGTGGTGCAGGTTGCGACTACCAAGTTGGTGTTGCCAGAGCAAAAACGATGATGGGTCCTTGGGAAAAGTTTTCCGCTAATCCTATTCTCGATAGTAACGATTCATGGAAATGTCCTGGACATGGTACTGCTTTTAAAGCAGGTGCTAAATGGTTTTACCTGTATCATGCGTATCCAATAGATGGTTTTCCCTATTTAGGGAGAGCAAGCTTATTAAGCGAAATGACTTGGGATACAGAAAATGGCTGGCCAAAATTTAACATTGATGCTGAAAAGATAGATAAAACTGTATTGAAAGCAGATATAAACGATCAATTCGCAACTGGTAAATTAGAAAACTGGTGGCATTATGATATACCGAGTTATGCATTTAATACTGAGTTTAAAGATGATAAGCTTAAGCTAACAGATGAAACTGTCACTGAAAACAAACCAAGTGTGGCAGCTATTTGTGTGATTCCAGAATATGCTAACTTTTCAATTACCACTCAATTAGCTAAGCAAACCGAAGCTCTTAAGGGAATCGTGTTTTATGCGACCAATGCAAACAATTTGGGTTTCGGTGTAAAAGGAAACGAACTTGTTTTATGGAAAACAAAAGACTTTCAATTTGAAGAGCTAAACAAAATCACATTATCTAATACTGAAAGTATCTATTTGAAAGCATATGCTTCTGATGCTCACATAATTGATTTTTCTTATAGCGAAGATGGTAACAATTGGATACCATTAACTAATAAGTTAGACGAAACTGGAAAAGTAATTGGCGATAATCTAGCTTGGTGGTCTTGGGGAATGAAAACAGGTTTGTTTGTGAAATCAGACTCAGTTACTGGTGATAACAGTGCAGTTTTTAACAATTTTAAATTGGAATATGCAGCAGATTAA
- a CDS encoding glycoside hydrolase family 3 N-terminal domain-containing protein: MNKLRLTLKALTIYIALLCQANWVSAQDIPPYKNPELRTEERVADLLGRMTLEEKVGQLLTLLGWEMYAKDGKKVDASEQFKKAVQERHIGMLWATLRADPWTRKTLETGLSPEQAAKATNALQKYVIENTRLGIPILLSEECAHGHMAIGTTVFPTSIGQSSTWNPELIQKMASIIAQEARLQGAHVGYGPVLDLAREPRWSRVEETYGEDPVLNGTMGKAVVTGFQGDDLKDGKHVVSTLKHFTAYGVPEGGHNGNSISVGQRELFESYLPPFQDAVEAGALSVMTAYNAIDGIPCTANELLLTDVLRGQWGFKGFIVSDLGSIEGIQHSHHVAATAADAAAQALNAGLDADLGGNGFGGALNKAVEDGKVSMKELDRAVANVLRLKFDMGLFENPYVETKNVTKSVRNEEHKALAREVARQAVTLLKNDENLLPLKKDLKNIAVIGPNADNIYNQLGDYTAPQADENIITVLEGIKNKVGKNTEVTYVKGTAIRDTTQLQIDEAVAAAKKADVAVVVLGGSSARDFKTKYIDTGAATVGDSKDGEVISDMESGEGYDRATLGLLGKQLELLKKIKATGTPVVLVLIKGRPLNLNWPAENISAIVDAWYPGQEGGNAIADVLFGDYNPAGRLPISVAKYVGQLPVYYNAKPPVKHNYVEMDSKPLYSFGHGLSYSSFEYSNLKITPNETQSELSVEISFDLKNTSDIDGDEVAQLYLKDVVSSTVTPLKQLKKFKRINLKAGEQQHITFTLTVKDLQLLDRKMKWVVEPGDFEVMVGASSEDIRIKDKFVLKKAW; this comes from the coding sequence ATGAATAAGCTTCGATTAACGCTAAAAGCATTAACTATTTACATAGCCCTGCTATGCCAGGCGAATTGGGTTTCGGCTCAGGATATTCCTCCTTACAAAAATCCAGAGTTGAGAACTGAAGAAAGAGTCGCCGATCTATTAGGTCGTATGACTCTGGAAGAAAAAGTTGGCCAACTATTGACACTACTTGGCTGGGAAATGTATGCTAAAGATGGCAAAAAAGTAGATGCCAGTGAGCAATTTAAAAAAGCCGTTCAAGAAAGACATATTGGTATGTTGTGGGCAACACTTCGTGCTGACCCTTGGACAAGGAAAACATTAGAAACTGGTCTTTCGCCAGAACAAGCTGCAAAAGCAACCAATGCATTACAGAAATATGTAATTGAAAATACAAGATTAGGCATACCAATTTTACTTTCAGAAGAATGTGCACATGGTCACATGGCCATTGGAACTACCGTTTTTCCAACTTCAATTGGGCAAAGCAGTACCTGGAATCCTGAGTTAATTCAAAAGATGGCTTCCATCATTGCACAAGAAGCACGTTTGCAAGGAGCACATGTTGGTTATGGTCCTGTTTTAGACCTTGCTAGAGAGCCTCGTTGGTCTCGTGTAGAAGAAACTTATGGAGAAGATCCGGTTCTAAATGGAACTATGGGAAAAGCAGTGGTAACTGGTTTTCAAGGAGATGACTTAAAAGATGGAAAGCATGTAGTTTCAACATTGAAACACTTTACCGCTTATGGTGTGCCAGAAGGTGGACATAATGGTAATAGCATAAGTGTTGGACAAAGAGAATTATTTGAGTCTTACCTCCCTCCTTTTCAAGATGCTGTGGAAGCAGGTGCGCTTTCTGTAATGACAGCATATAATGCGATCGACGGAATTCCTTGTACAGCAAATGAGCTATTATTAACAGATGTTCTTAGAGGACAATGGGGCTTTAAAGGTTTCATCGTTTCTGACCTTGGTAGTATTGAAGGAATTCAACACAGTCACCATGTGGCAGCGACTGCAGCAGATGCAGCTGCTCAAGCTTTAAATGCTGGACTAGATGCAGACCTTGGTGGTAATGGCTTTGGTGGAGCACTTAACAAAGCTGTTGAAGATGGCAAAGTAAGTATGAAAGAACTAGACAGAGCAGTAGCGAATGTTTTACGCTTAAAGTTTGATATGGGGCTTTTCGAAAATCCTTATGTTGAAACTAAAAACGTAACAAAATCTGTAAGAAATGAAGAGCATAAAGCTTTAGCGCGTGAAGTAGCTAGACAAGCTGTTACGCTTTTAAAGAATGATGAAAACCTTCTTCCACTTAAAAAGGATTTAAAAAATATTGCTGTAATTGGGCCAAATGCTGATAATATCTACAACCAATTAGGCGATTACACTGCACCTCAAGCAGACGAAAACATAATTACAGTTTTAGAAGGTATTAAAAACAAAGTAGGTAAAAATACCGAGGTTACTTATGTAAAAGGAACTGCGATTCGCGACACAACACAACTACAAATTGATGAAGCTGTAGCTGCTGCCAAAAAAGCAGATGTAGCAGTAGTTGTTTTAGGTGGATCAAGTGCACGTGACTTTAAAACCAAATATATTGATACTGGTGCTGCTACTGTAGGTGATAGCAAAGATGGTGAAGTGATTAGCGATATGGAAAGCGGCGAAGGTTACGATCGTGCTACACTTGGTTTGTTAGGTAAGCAATTAGAACTTCTTAAAAAAATTAAAGCGACAGGAACACCAGTAGTTTTGGTATTGATAAAAGGTAGACCATTAAATCTTAACTGGCCTGCAGAAAATATTTCTGCCATTGTAGATGCGTGGTATCCAGGGCAAGAAGGTGGTAATGCAATTGCTGATGTTTTATTTGGAGATTACAATCCTGCCGGTAGATTACCGATTTCTGTTGCTAAATATGTTGGTCAATTGCCTGTATATTACAATGCAAAACCTCCTGTAAAGCACAATTATGTAGAGATGGATTCTAAACCGCTTTACAGCTTCGGACACGGATTAAGCTATTCTTCATTTGAGTATAGTAACCTAAAAATTACTCCGAATGAAACACAAAGTGAGTTATCAGTTGAAATAAGCTTCGATTTGAAAAACACAAGTGATATTGATGGAGACGAAGTGGCTCAGTTGTATCTAAAAGATGTAGTAAGCTCTACTGTAACACCGCTTAAGCAACTAAAGAAATTCAAAAGGATTAACTTAAAAGCGGGCGAACAACAGCATATCACTTTTACCTTAACTGTAAAAGACCTACAATTACTAGATCGCAAAATGAAATGGGTAGTTGAACCAGGCGATTTTGAAGTGATGGTAGGAGCTTCTTCTGAAGATATTAGAATAAAAGACAAGTTTGTGCTTAAAAAAGCATGGTAA
- a CDS encoding efflux RND transporter permease subunit, producing MFSKIIHRPVFAIVISVIIVFTGTLAIQQLPISQFPQIAPTTVNIFIAYPGASADVLVKSTLVTLENSINGVQGMRYMATDATSAGEATLRVIFEPGTDPNLAVIRVKTRVDQVMPLLPELVQREGVVITPIQPSMLMYVNLYSTDEHMDEKFLYNYANVQMIPEIQRIKGVARAQILGSRRYAMRLWLNPDRMRAYNISVEEVMEALAEQSIVGRPGRLGQSSGISAQSLEYVLTYKGRYNKPEEYEDIIIRANSEGESIHLRDISKVELGSEFFDIYSNLDGHPSAAIVLKQNYGSNASDVIDEVKATLKEMEATFPPGVDYKISYDVSQFLDASIEQVVHTLRDAFILVAIVVFIFLGDWRSTLIPILAVPVSLVGAFFVIQMFGMSINLVTLFALVLAIGIVVDDAIVVVEAVHAKMEEKHLNPYNAVKEVMGEISGAIIAITAVMVSVFLPISFMSGPVGTFYRQFSITMASSIVISAIIALTLTPVLCAMILKNDHGKEKKRNILNRSIDSFNRGFDKLTGKYTGVLRHMVSKRWLTFIILVTFSVGILYVNQVVPAGFIPNEDQGTIYAIIQTPPGATLERTNKVAQALQKICEEIDGVESVSSLAGYEIMTEGRGSNAGTCLINLKKWSEREHTVTEIMEELEEESRGLGAIVEFFEPPAVPGFGSSGGFSMRLLDKTTSTDYQEFDKINQQFLDNLRKRKELTGLFTFFAANYPQYELEIDNKAAMQKGVSIGKAMENLNILIGSTYEQGFIRFGRFFKVYVQSAPEFRRLPSDVLNLFVKNEEGEMVPYSSFMKIKKKQGPNEVTRYNMYNSAAIRGLPAAGYTTADAITAIREVAQETLPKGYDIAWEGLSYDEANRGNESLYIFLIVLAFVYMVLAAQYESFILPLAVLLSLPVGIFGSFMLLKLMGLSNDIYAQVGLIMLVGLLGKNAVLIVEFAVMKRAQGATVLESAIEGAKVRFRPILMTSFAFIAGLIPLIIATGAGAIGNRTIGSSALGGMLFGTIFGVLIIPGLYYIFGKLADGKKLIRDEYDEPLSEEPYHHKTNV from the coding sequence ATGTTTAGTAAAATAATACATAGGCCTGTATTCGCCATTGTAATTTCGGTTATTATCGTTTTTACAGGTACACTGGCAATACAGCAGCTGCCTATATCCCAATTTCCGCAAATTGCACCAACTACAGTCAATATATTTATAGCATATCCTGGAGCGAGTGCAGACGTATTAGTTAAATCTACTCTAGTTACACTAGAAAACTCCATTAACGGTGTGCAGGGTATGAGATATATGGCGACAGATGCTACTAGTGCTGGTGAAGCCACACTTAGAGTAATTTTTGAACCAGGTACAGACCCTAACTTGGCAGTAATTCGGGTAAAGACGCGAGTCGACCAGGTAATGCCGCTATTACCAGAACTGGTGCAGAGAGAAGGTGTAGTAATTACGCCTATACAGCCAAGTATGTTGATGTACGTCAACTTATATAGTACAGATGAACATATGGATGAAAAGTTCTTATACAACTACGCCAATGTTCAGATGATTCCTGAAATCCAAAGGATTAAGGGTGTTGCAAGAGCCCAAATCTTGGGTAGTAGAAGATACGCGATGCGTTTGTGGTTAAACCCAGACCGTATGAGAGCTTACAATATTTCTGTAGAGGAAGTAATGGAAGCATTAGCCGAACAAAGTATAGTAGGTCGCCCAGGTCGTTTAGGACAAAGCTCAGGTATTTCCGCACAATCATTAGAATACGTATTAACTTATAAAGGTAGGTATAACAAACCTGAAGAATACGAAGACATTATTATTAGAGCGAATTCTGAAGGTGAGAGTATTCATTTAAGAGATATATCAAAGGTAGAGTTAGGTAGTGAGTTTTTCGATATCTATTCAAACTTAGATGGCCACCCATCAGCTGCGATTGTATTAAAGCAAAACTATGGTAGTAACGCGAGTGATGTAATCGACGAAGTAAAAGCTACACTAAAAGAGATGGAAGCCACCTTCCCTCCTGGTGTTGATTACAAAATTAGTTATGACGTTTCTCAATTCCTTGATGCATCTATAGAACAAGTTGTGCACACATTGAGAGATGCATTTATATTAGTTGCAATTGTTGTGTTCATCTTCCTCGGCGATTGGCGTTCAACACTTATCCCGATTTTGGCAGTACCTGTTTCGTTGGTGGGAGCCTTCTTCGTCATACAGATGTTTGGGATGTCGATTAACCTTGTTACACTCTTTGCACTTGTACTGGCAATTGGTATTGTGGTGGATGATGCGATTGTTGTGGTGGAAGCCGTACACGCGAAGATGGAAGAAAAACATCTCAATCCATATAATGCGGTAAAAGAAGTAATGGGAGAAATTAGTGGTGCGATCATCGCGATTACTGCGGTAATGGTATCCGTATTCTTACCTATCTCATTCATGTCAGGTCCTGTTGGTACATTCTACCGTCAGTTCTCTATCACCATGGCTAGTTCAATTGTAATCTCGGCAATTATCGCGCTTACACTTACTCCGGTATTATGTGCTATGATTCTGAAAAACGATCATGGTAAAGAGAAAAAGAGAAATATCCTTAACAGATCTATTGATAGCTTTAACAGAGGATTTGATAAACTCACAGGAAAGTACACTGGCGTATTAAGACACATGGTAAGCAAAAGATGGTTAACCTTCATCATTCTGGTTACCTTTAGTGTGGGTATTTTATATGTAAACCAAGTTGTTCCAGCTGGTTTCATCCCTAACGAAGACCAAGGTACTATCTATGCGATTATCCAAACACCTCCAGGTGCTACTCTAGAAAGAACTAACAAAGTAGCTCAGGCATTACAGAAAATATGTGAGGAGATAGATGGTGTTGAATCAGTTTCTTCTTTGGCAGGTTACGAGATCATGACAGAAGGTAGGGGTTCTAATGCTGGTACATGTTTGATCAACTTAAAAAAGTGGTCTGAACGTGAGCATACCGTTACCGAAATTATGGAAGAATTGGAAGAGGAATCAAGAGGACTTGGTGCAATTGTTGAATTCTTCGAACCACCGGCAGTACCTGGTTTCGGTTCTTCAGGTGGTTTTTCAATGCGTTTGTTAGATAAAACTACTAGTACAGATTATCAAGAATTTGATAAAATAAACCAACAGTTCTTAGATAACCTTCGCAAGCGTAAAGAGCTTACTGGATTATTTACCTTCTTCGCGGCTAACTATCCGCAATACGAATTAGAAATAGACAACAAAGCAGCAATGCAAAAAGGTGTTTCTATTGGTAAAGCAATGGAAAACCTAAACATTTTAATTGGTAGTACTTATGAGCAGGGTTTTATTAGATTTGGTCGTTTCTTTAAAGTTTACGTTCAGTCTGCTCCAGAATTCAGAAGACTTCCTTCAGATGTATTAAATCTATTTGTGAAGAATGAAGAAGGAGAAATGGTGCCTTATTCATCATTCATGAAGATTAAAAAGAAACAAGGTCCTAATGAGGTTACTCGCTACAACATGTATAACTCAGCGGCTATCAGGGGGCTTCCAGCAGCAGGCTACACAACTGCCGATGCTATTACAGCCATTCGTGAAGTTGCTCAAGAAACCTTACCAAAAGGTTACGATATTGCATGGGAAGGTCTTTCTTATGATGAAGCTAACAGAGGAAATGAATCACTTTACATCTTCTTAATTGTATTGGCATTCGTTTACATGGTACTAGCTGCACAATACGAAAGCTTTATTTTACCACTAGCAGTATTACTTTCATTACCTGTTGGTATTTTTGGTTCGTTTATGTTACTAAAATTGATGGGACTATCAAACGATATTTACGCTCAGGTAGGTCTCATCATGCTGGTCGGTCTACTCGGAAAAAACGCCGTACTTATTGTAGAGTTTGCTGTAATGAAGCGAGCCCAAGGTGCTACAGTTCTGGAATCAGCAATTGAAGGAGCAAAAGTACGTTTCCGTCCTATTTTGATGACATCTTTCGCCTTTATCGCTGGTTTGATACCATTGATTATAGCAACTGGTGCAGGTGCCATTGGTAACAGAACTATTGGTTCTTCTGCTCTTGGTGGTATGTTATTCGGAACCATATTCGGGGTACTTATTATCCCCGGACTATATTATATATTCGGAAAATTAGCAGATGGCAAAAAACTGATCAGGGATGAGTACGACGAGCCTTTGTCTGAAGAACCCTATCACCATAAAACGAACGTATAA
- a CDS encoding efflux RND transporter periplasmic adaptor subunit, which translates to MKRTFILLSLCTMFWSTSCNSHKKELHEEESKFLVTSPIRMDTAITKDYVCQIHSIQHIEIRSQEKGYLQKVFVDEGDFVKQGKLLFQVMPRLYEAEQQKAKAEANLAEIEFQNTKRLADSNIVAPNELAMAKAKFDKANAELSLAQVHLDFTEIKAPFDGIIDRFHVRLGSLVDEGDLLTNLSDNSEMWVYFNVPEAEYLDYQAQVEKDHLDEVKLKLPNNKYFEYTGLVETIEADFNNETGNIPFRATFPNPKGLLRHGETGNIEMTFPMKNAMLIPQKATFEILDKLYVYVIDEENKIRSRHIKVAAEMPHLFIIKEGLELNDKILLEGLRLVRENEEIEFDFVEPKTAISDLSLYAE; encoded by the coding sequence ATGAAGAGAACTTTCATCCTTTTAAGCCTGTGCACAATGTTTTGGAGCACTAGTTGTAACTCCCACAAAAAAGAATTACATGAGGAGGAATCCAAATTTTTGGTTACCAGCCCAATAAGAATGGATACTGCCATTACTAAAGATTATGTATGTCAAATACATTCAATCCAGCATATTGAAATTAGATCACAAGAGAAAGGCTATTTGCAGAAAGTATTTGTTGATGAAGGAGACTTTGTAAAACAAGGAAAACTTCTTTTCCAAGTTATGCCAAGACTTTACGAAGCAGAACAACAAAAAGCAAAAGCAGAAGCAAATCTTGCAGAAATTGAATTTCAAAACACAAAAAGACTTGCCGACAGTAACATTGTAGCGCCTAATGAATTGGCAATGGCAAAAGCTAAGTTTGACAAAGCAAATGCCGAGTTATCATTAGCTCAAGTTCATCTGGATTTTACAGAAATTAAAGCACCATTTGATGGAATAATTGACCGTTTCCATGTTAGACTTGGTAGCTTAGTAGACGAAGGAGATTTACTCACAAATTTATCTGATAACAGTGAAATGTGGGTATACTTTAACGTTCCAGAAGCTGAATATCTAGACTATCAGGCACAGGTTGAAAAAGACCATTTAGACGAAGTAAAACTAAAATTACCCAATAATAAATATTTTGAATACACTGGTTTAGTTGAAACAATTGAAGCAGATTTTAACAACGAAACTGGTAATATTCCTTTTAGAGCAACATTTCCTAACCCTAAAGGACTCTTAAGACACGGAGAGACAGGTAATATTGAGATGACATTCCCAATGAAAAATGCAATGCTCATCCCACAAAAAGCTACATTCGAAATTCTTGACAAATTGTATGTGTATGTAATCGATGAAGAAAACAAAATTAGATCGAGACATATAAAAGTAGCTGCTGAAATGCCACACCTCTTCATAATTAAAGAAGGTTTAGAATTGAATGATAAAATCCTTCTTGAAGGGCTACGCCTTGTAAGAGAAAATGAAGAAATAGAATTTGATTTCGTAGAGCCTAAAACTGCAATTTCAGATTTAAGTCTGTATGCAGAATAA
- a CDS encoding AraC family transcriptional regulator: MERLSILDIKDFEYKEALKDFYCNNFSAHLELHHKDITIPHKHNFFLTVIFTKGNGIHEIDFERYEIKPGSVFMLNPGQTHYWELSSDIEGIIFFHSQEFFDLALTSQSIFEFPFFYSLLNPSVLNLEAKDAQRIYILFEQLLEEYSNRSFYTIQKIKSILNLIYIELSRKYLATTEVSKSNSGYLRKLETLIEANYKVEKLPTFYAEKLSITTRHLNRLVQQSLGKTTSQLIIERIILEAKRMIIYVSGSLSQISYELGYEDYAYFSRVFKKWTGETPLEFSEKYKSKSNT; this comes from the coding sequence ATGGAAAGGCTTAGTATTTTAGATATTAAAGATTTTGAATATAAAGAAGCTCTTAAAGATTTTTATTGCAATAACTTTAGTGCTCATTTAGAACTACACCATAAAGATATTACCATACCTCATAAGCATAATTTTTTTCTAACAGTAATTTTCACAAAAGGAAATGGCATTCATGAAATAGACTTTGAAAGGTATGAAATTAAACCGGGTAGTGTTTTTATGCTAAATCCGGGTCAAACACACTATTGGGAACTTTCTAGCGATATTGAAGGTATCATATTTTTTCACTCCCAAGAATTTTTTGATTTGGCACTTACCAGTCAAAGTATCTTCGAATTTCCTTTCTTTTATTCACTGCTAAATCCATCTGTTTTAAACTTAGAAGCAAAAGATGCTCAAAGAATTTATATACTTTTTGAGCAATTGCTAGAAGAGTATAGCAATAGAAGTTTCTATACAATCCAAAAGATAAAGTCCATTCTCAATTTAATTTATATTGAATTGAGCAGGAAATACCTCGCAACAACAGAAGTATCTAAATCAAATTCAGGCTATTTAAGAAAACTTGAAACACTTATTGAAGCAAACTATAAGGTTGAGAAGCTGCCTACATTTTATGCGGAAAAGTTAAGCATTACCACAAGGCACTTAAATCGTTTGGTTCAACAATCTTTAGGAAAGACTACTTCTCAATTAATTATCGAGAGAATAATTTTGGAAGCCAAAAGAATGATAATTTATGTTTCTGGCTCCCTTTCACAAATATCTTACGAATTGGGTTACGAAGATTATGCTTATTTCTCCAGAGTCTTTAAAAAATGGACAGGAGAAACACCTTTAGAATTTAGTGAGAAATATAAATCTAAAAGCAATACTTAA
- a CDS encoding TolC family protein has translation MIKIKIKHYLGVACMLTAFSACTPTLTNKTANTSTPASYSDSQDSTNVASVNWQEYFADPYLSALIDTALKNNQELNITLQEIDIAKNEVKEKKGEYLPFVDVRAGAGVDKVSQYTRDGSVEENLEIDGRGFPEPLGDFMIGAYATWEVDIWHKLRNAKKAAYTRYLSTVDGRNFMVTNLIAEIANSYYELLALDNQLRIVEQNIEIQNNAFKIVKLQKEAAKVTELAVRRFEAQVLSTRSLQFTIRQQIVETENRINFLLGRFPQPIERNSDSFISLVPDSIQSGLPAQLLANRPDIRQAELELEAAKIDVQVAKARFYPSLGLSAGLGLNAFDATYLVKAPESILYSLAGDIAGPLINRNAIKATYYNANAKQIQAVYNYERTILNAYIEVVNQLSNINNLSSSFDLKEQQVQALTQSINISNDLFRSARADYMEVLLTQRDALESRFELIETKMQQMNAMVNIYRALGGGWN, from the coding sequence ATGATTAAGATAAAAATAAAACATTATTTGGGTGTAGCTTGTATGCTTACTGCTTTTAGTGCATGTACTCCTACCCTAACTAATAAAACTGCAAATACTTCAACTCCTGCGAGCTATTCAGACTCGCAGGACTCAACAAATGTGGCAAGTGTAAACTGGCAAGAATATTTTGCTGATCCTTACCTTTCTGCTCTAATTGATACAGCCCTAAAAAACAATCAGGAATTGAACATTACGCTTCAGGAGATTGATATAGCTAAAAATGAAGTAAAAGAAAAGAAAGGGGAATACTTACCATTTGTAGATGTAAGAGCAGGTGCAGGTGTAGATAAAGTATCTCAGTATACACGCGATGGCTCAGTAGAAGAAAACCTTGAAATTGATGGAAGAGGATTTCCTGAACCACTTGGAGATTTTATGATTGGGGCATATGCTACTTGGGAAGTGGATATTTGGCACAAATTGCGTAATGCAAAAAAAGCTGCCTATACCAGATACCTTTCTACTGTAGATGGCAGAAACTTTATGGTGACTAACCTGATTGCTGAAATCGCAAATTCTTACTACGAGTTATTAGCCTTAGACAATCAGTTGAGAATTGTAGAGCAAAATATCGAGATTCAGAACAATGCCTTCAAAATTGTAAAACTACAAAAAGAGGCGGCAAAAGTGACTGAACTAGCTGTACGTAGATTTGAAGCTCAGGTGCTTAGCACTAGAAGTCTTCAGTTTACAATTAGACAGCAAATTGTTGAAACTGAAAATAGAATCAATTTCTTATTAGGTAGATTTCCACAACCTATAGAAAGAAACTCAGATTCTTTTATTAGTCTGGTACCAGATAGTATTCAGTCTGGTTTACCTGCTCAATTATTAGCTAACCGTCCGGATATTAGACAAGCAGAACTGGAACTCGAAGCTGCAAAAATTGATGTTCAAGTTGCAAAAGCTAGATTCTACCCTTCATTGGGACTCTCTGCAGGTTTAGGATTGAATGCCTTTGATGCAACTTACTTAGTAAAAGCACCTGAATCGATTCTGTATTCGCTAGCAGGCGATATAGCAGGTCCATTGATCAACAGAAATGCAATTAAAGCGACTTATTACAATGCAAATGCCAAGCAAATTCAAGCCGTGTATAACTATGAGCGTACAATCTTAAATGCTTACATCGAGGTTGTTAATCAGCTTTCAAATATCAATAATCTGTCTAGCAGTTTTGATTTGAAAGAGCAACAAGTACAAGCGCTAACCCAATCAATTAATATTTCTAATGATTTGTTCAGATCAGCCCGAGCAGATTATATGGAAGTATTATTAACTCAGCGTGATGCCCTTGAATCTCGATTTGAGCTAATTGAAACGAAAATGCAACAAATGAATGCAATGGTAAATATTTACCGTGCTTTAGGTGGTGGGTGGAACTAA